Proteins found in one Quercus robur chromosome 2, dhQueRobu3.1, whole genome shotgun sequence genomic segment:
- the LOC126715368 gene encoding pentatricopeptide repeat-containing protein At4g32430, mitochondrial produces MISRQLNLKVLHAKPRTNSLKNFHSLKHGHHMFDQIPHPNAASTNRSMLDCLRKNLPFQALDIFKRHLQLGFVDNVDHVTVALALKACHGDPKPGCQIHGFAVSSGLVSYITVSNSLMNMYCKSGKFAKALCIFENLSDPDIVSWNTVLSGFQKSEDALSFALRMNLNGVVFDPVSYTTILAFCSDDEFLFGLQLHSLAMKFGFDCEVFVGNALISMHSRCRQLVEAQRLFDEMPNRDLVSWNAILSGYTQKGDHGLEAIFTFIEMVREGMKLDHVSFTSAVSACGQERNLELGRQMHGLIMKTGYGRHVSVCNVLMSLYSKCEVVEDAKLVFQIMNDRNVVSWTTIISVNEEDAVSLFNEMRLDGVYPNDVTFIGLIHAISIQTLVKEGQMIHGFCIRISFLSEPNVCNSLITMYAKFEAMQDSLKVFEELNYREIISWNALISGYAQNGLSQEALCTFLSAIMESKPNEYTFGSVLSAIGAAEDISLKQGQRCHSYLIKFRLDTDPIVSGALLDMYAKRGNICESQKVFCEMPERTQFAWTAIISAYARHGDYDSVIKFFKEMEREGVRPDSITFLSVLTVCGRKGMVDVGRQLFDSMVKEYQIEPSLEHYSCMVDMLGRAGRLEEAEDLVSQIPGQPGLSVLQSLLGACKIHGNMEMGERIADALMEMEPTESGSYVLMSNLYAEKGHWEKVAKIRKGMRERGVKKEIGFSWVDTSVARGSLCLYKFSSGDMSHPQTEEIFRMAECIGLEMKFLRERERGREHLQDNLV; encoded by the coding sequence ATGATTTCCCGCCAACTTAATTTGAAAGTCCTTCACGCCAAGCCACGGACAAATAGCCTCAAAAACTTTCACTCACTCAAACATGGACACCACATGTTCGATCAAATTCCTCACCCAAACGCTGCCTCCACTAACCGTTCCATGCTCGATTGTTTGCGCAAAAACCTTCCATTTCAAGCTCTTGACATCTTCAAGAGGCATCTTCAATTGGGTTTTGTCGACAATGTTGATCACGTCACTGTGGCGCTCGCGCTCAAGGCTTGTCATGGAGACCCAAAACCCGGGTGCCAAATTCACGGTTTTGCCGTTTCTTCTGGGCTTGTTTCGTACATTACGGTTTCGAATTCCTTGATGAATATGTATTGTAAATCTGGAAAGTTTGCAAAGGCTTTATGTATCTTCGAGAATCTGAGTGATCCCGATATTGTTTCTTGGAATACTGTGCTTTCGGGGTTTCAAAAGAGTGAGGACGCTTTGAGTTTTGCTCTTCGGATGAATTTGAATGGTGTTGTTTTCGATCCAGTGTCTTATACTACAATTCTTGCATTTTGTTCAGATGATGAGTTTCTTTTTGGGTTGCAGTTGCATTCCCTTGCAATGAAATTTGGATTTGATTGTGAAGTTTTTGTTGGGAATGCGCTTATATCAATGCATTCAAGATGCAGACAGTTAGTGGAAGCTCAAAGactgtttgatgaaatgccaAATAGAGATTTGGTTTCGTGGAATGCAATACTATCAGGCTACACTCAGAAGGGAGATCACGGATTAGAAGCAATTTTTACATTCATTGAAATGGTGAGAGAAGGGATGAAGCTTGACCATGTCTCATTTACTAGTGCAGTTTCAGCTTGTGGTCAAGAAAGAAACTTAGAGCTTGGGAGACAGATGCATGGTTTAATTATGAAAACAGGGTATGGGAGACATGTTTCGGTTTGTAATGTTTTGATGTCTTTGTATTCAAAGTGTGAGGTCGTTGAAGATGCAAAATTAGTCTTTCAGATCATGAATGATCGCAATGTTGTCTCTTGGACTACGATAATTTCTGTGAATGAAGAGGATGCAGTGTCGCTCTTTAATGAGATGAGATTGGATGGAGTATATCCAAATGATGTTACATTTATTGGATTAATCCATGCTATATCAATCCAGACATTGGTCAAAGAAGGCCAAATGATTCATGGGTTTTGCATAAGGATTAGCTTTTTGTCCGAACCGAATGTTTGCAATAGCCTAATTACCATGTACGCTAAGTTTGAGGCCATGCAAGACTCACTGAAGGTTTTTGAGGAGCTTAACTACAGAGAAATCATATCATGGAATGCTTTAATTTCTGGATATGCTCAGAATGGGTTGTCTCAAGAAGCTCTGTGCACGTTCCTTTCAGCAATCATGGAGTCCAAGCCAAACGAATACACATTTGGTAGTGTCTTGAGTGCAATTGGTGCTGCTGAGGATATTTCTTTGAAACAAGGCCAGCGATGCCActcttatttaataaaatttagactTGACACGGACCCAATTGTGTCAGGTGCTCTCCTTGACATGTATGCAAAGCGTGGGAACATTTGTGAGTCTCAAAAAGTCTTCTGTGAGATGCCTGAAAGAACTCAATTTGCTTGGACTGCAATAATCTCTGCCTATGCTAGACATGGAGACTACGATTCAGTGATAAAATTCTTCAAGGAGATGGAGAGGGAAGGGGTAAGACCTGACTCAATCACTTTCCTTTCTGTACTAACCGTATGCGGGAGAAAGGGGATGGTTGATGTGGGCCGTCAGCTCTTTGACTCTATGGTCAAAGAATATCAAATTGAACCATCCCTGGAGCATTATTCTTGTATGGTGGATATGTTGGGTCGGGCAGGACGATTGGAGGAGGCAGAGGACTTGGTGAGTCAGATTCCAGGACAGCCAGGATTGTCAGTGCTGCAAAGCTTGCTTGGGGCTTGTAAAATACATGGTAATATGGAGATGGGTGAGAGGATAGCTGATGCTTTGATGGAGATGGAGCCCACGGAGTCAGGTTCATATGTGCTGATGTCAAACTTGTATGCTGAGAAGGGGCACTGGGAAAAGGTAGCCAAAATTAGAAAAGGAATGAGAGAAAGAGGGGTGAAGAAGGAAATAGGGTTTAGTTGGGTGGATACTAGTGTTGCTAGGGGTTCCTTGTGTTTGTATAAATTCTCATCAGGTGACATGTCCCACCCACAAACTGAGGAGATATTTAGGATGGCAGAATGCATAGGattagaaatgaaatttttgagagagagagagagagggagagagcatTTGCAAGATAACCTCGTATAA
- the LOC126704378 gene encoding serine/threonine-protein phosphatase 7 long form homolog codes for MAAVPAQLPDEFGPEPTDDSVLRFIKTHRACAVWEGKDPGPLKCRGRNDEFRKRRRIVVDDRIVDIVKRVGLEGLYRTPGREIDHNLITAFVERWRPETHTFHLPHGETTITLQDVEVLFGIPIDGEAIVGTTDLTWKDECQSLLGIATNDTTLKGQRIQIKKLLEKIDEGLPDDATEVVVHQYARCYILALLADTIFADKSGDRVHTMWLQMLRNLRNPPQYSWGSACLAWLYRELCKATDRGASQIGGALLLVQYWAWVRFPFLCPRMDLPPDGAYGPPFAPSPLSIKTVWVVNTLNSPAEICLVRYRQLLDCMHPKQVVWQPYEAELDHLPAFCVAGRDVWTARVPLVASHKKLLRLYTVGSLEYKHISAVLKTVERLHRITARLPLEDIDGANPEVPEDTGRPSTSSTRASHSHGQRAASHQVVSRADLPPPPRASPAPEFPPPPHASPSLEIPPHTAHAVSDLDISLPTTPASFHPEIPSHTSHTFFDPAHLSFTPPSFDLGPDFNQTPPVMHTQSPSYNIGHIDHVPPHSHSMSFMPTPRLHIDPMSTGTHISFATPSSPAVVGSQAKQPAVHVENEQVVGLQSPPQGRPKRTMKAPPCGTGGHKAGHNAGPTV; via the exons ATGGCTGCTGTTCCTGCTCAGCTCCCTGATGAGTTTGGTCCTGAGCCCACTGACGATTCAGTGTTAAGGTTTATAAAAACACATCGAGCGTGCGCTGTTTGGGAAGGCAAG GATCCAGGGCCACTGAAATGCCGCGGTCGTAATGACGAGTTCCGAAAACGACGCCGGATAGTGGTGGATGATCGTATCGTCGACATTGTGAAGAGAGTTGGATTAGAGGGGCTGTATAGGACCCCAGGTAGAGAGATTGATCATAACCTGATCACGGCCTTCGTTGAGCGATGGCGGCCTGAAACCCACACCTTCCACCTGCCACATGGTGAGACAACGATCACATTACAAGATGTGGAGGTTCTTTTTGGGATTCCAATCGATGGTGAGGCAATTGTTGGAACAACTGACTTGACATGGAAAGATGAATGTCAGAGTCTGCTTGGAATTGCTACTAATGACACCACGCTTAAAGGACAAAGGATCCAAATAAAGAAGCTACTAGAAAAAATTGACGAAGGGTTGCCCGATGATGCAACAGAGGTGGTTGTGCATCAATATGCACGGTGTTATATCCTAGCACTCCTGGCAGACACAATTTTCGCCGACAAGTCTGGTGATAGGGTGCATACGATGTGGTTGCAGATGCTGAGGAACCTTCGAAATCCACCTCAGTACAGTTGGGGGAGCGCTTGCCTTGCATGGCTGTACAGAGAGTTATGCAAGGCAACCGACAGAGGTGCTAGTCAGATTGGTGGGGCCTTGTTGCTAGTTCAGTATTGGGCATGGGTCAGATTCCCTTTTTTGTGCCCAAGGATGGACCTCCCACCAGATGGTGCATATGGCCCACCATTTGCACCTTCTCCATTGTCTATTAA GACTGTGTGGGTTGTGAACACCTTGAATAGCCCCGCCGAAATCTGTCTGGTCCGGTACCGTCAGCTTTTAGATTGTATGCATCCAAAGCAG GTGGTGTGGCAACCATATGAAGCTGAATTAGACCACCTGCCTGCGTTTTGTGTCGCCGGAAGGGATGTATGGACGGCAAGGGTACCGCTT GTTGCCAGTCACAAGAAGTTGTTGAGACTTTATACAGTAGGCAGTCTTGAGTACAAGCATATTTCAGCTGTACTTAAGACAGTGGAACGCCTTCACCGTATAACTGCTCGACTTCCGTTGGAAGATATCGATGGGGCAAATCCAGAAGTGCCAGAAGATACTGGACGACCAAGCACGAGCTCAACTCGTGCCAGCCATAGCCATGGTCAGCGTGCTGCATCCCATCAGGTTGTCAGTAGGGCAGATCTCCCTCCACCCCCACGTGCATCTCCTGCCCCAGAGTTCCCTCCACCTCCACATGCATCTCCTTCCCTAGAGATCCCTCCACATACTGCTCATGCAGTTTCTGACCTAGATATCTCTCTACCCACTACTCCTGCATCTTTTCACCCCGAGATCCCTTCACACACCTCACATACATTTTTTGATCCTGCTCATCTTTCATTTACTCCACCATCCTTTGATCTCGGCCCTGATTTCAATCAAACCCCTCCTGTCATGCACACGCAATCCCCATCATACAACATTGGTCATATAGACCATGTACCGCCCCATAGTCACTCCATGTCATTCATGCCCACTCCTAGACTGCATATAGATCCCATGAGTACGGGCACTCACATTTCATTTGCTACACCATCCTCCCCCGCAGTTGTTGGGAGTCAAGCAAAACAACCAGCTGTGCATGTTGAGAATGAGCAGGTTGTTGGGTTACAGTCACCCCCACAAGGTCGACCTAAACGTACAATGAAAGCACCTCCTTGTGGGACAGGTGGTCACAAAGCAGGACACAACGCTGGCCCCACGGTATGA
- the LOC126715367 gene encoding uncharacterized protein LOC126715367 — protein sequence MTGEAVNPKAYPLADAQLTISIMDIVQQAANYKQLKKGANEATKTLNRGISEIVVMAADTEPLEILLHLPLLAEDKNVPYVFVPSKEALGRACGVTRPVIACSVTSNEGSQLKPQIEQLKDAIEKLLI from the exons atg acTGGAGAGGCAGTGAATCCAAAAGCCTACCCTTTGGCTGATGCGCAGCTCACAATCTCAATAATGGACATTGTTCAACAAGCCGCCAACTACAAACAACTCAAAAAGGGTGCTAATGAag CTACGAAGACATTGAACAGGGGTATTTCTGAGATTGTAGTGATGGCTGCGGACACTGAGCCACTTGAGATTCTTCTCCATCTCCCATTGCTTGCTGAAGATAAG AATGTACCCTACGTATTTGTCCCTTCGAAGGAAGCACTTGGCCGAGCTTGTGGAGTCACCAGACCTGTCATTGCCTGTTCTGTGACATCAAATGAGGGAAGCCAATTGAAACCCCAAATAGAGCAACTCAAG GATGCCATTGAGAAGCTCTTGATCTGA